One window of the Lacerta agilis isolate rLacAgi1 chromosome 17, rLacAgi1.pri, whole genome shotgun sequence genome contains the following:
- the LOC117061470 gene encoding vomeronasal type-2 receptor 26-like has translation MVVFGVVVFLLLPQGICTLAPLPQCSIKEPVPIIHKYYQSGDLIIAGIISLIYIFSSTISFGKHPAQELSDDHMVLTQNYQHILALAFAVKEINADPRILRNVTLGFHIYNSHFSASWTYQASIELLCRRAKFIPNYKCDVENTPVAFIGGPNSNVCLHMATILCMYKMPQLIYGSSPVMNKETQAVFFHRMFPNGAFQYKGILHLLLHFSWTWIGVVSQDDDNTESFIENILPLLSQGGICFDFIEKFPKLTSSSGFGDMVGEGFKTLNVAISSTTHVVLMHGEIQTMAVLRVMPQVAEMENMPWRTMAKIWVMTAQMDFTSFPFQRNWDIDLLHGALSLSIHSKEVLLFRKFLQNRIPASEEEDGFIREFWEESFDCSFPSSAAHKMDRKRCSGNERLEMLPVSVFEMGMTAHSYSIYNAVNAIVHSLHASYLSQFKYKGMPRGGRWKLQQWQTFLRVKVGKIDPPTLQDKKDVVTSLDNVFTIHEDLIIWPKQFNQSQPLSMCNDHCHPGYSRTKKEGEPFCCYDCFPCPERKISNQKDMDDCFQCPGDEYPNIAQDTCLPKTITFLSHKEALGISLDTFALSLSCITAFVLGIFMKNKDTPIVRANNRGLTYTLLIALLLCFLSALLFIGQPEVVTCLLRQILFSIIFSMAVSCVLAKTTIVVLAFMATKPGSRIRKWVGKQLAISIVLSCTLIQATICSVWLATTPPFPDLDIHSMPKEIVLECNEGSAIMFNCVLGFMCLLAIVSFMVALLARKLPDSFNEAKFITFSMLIFCMVWLSFVPTYLSTKGKYMVAVEIFSILSSSFGLLSCIFSPKCYVILLRPDLNSKEQLSIRKN, from the exons GGTCCTGACCCAGaactaccagcacatcctggccttggcatttgctgtgaAGGAGATCAATGCCGACCCCCGAATCCTGCGCAATGTCACCCTTGGATTCCACATCTATAACAGTCACTTCAGTGCCAGCTGGACCTATCAAGCCTCCATAGAACTTCTCTGCAGAAGGGCCAAGTTCATCCCGAACTACAAGTGTGATGTTGAGAATACTCCAGTAGCATTCATTGGGGGACCAAACTCTAATGTCTGTCTTCACATGGCAACTATCCTGTGCATGTACAAGATGCCACAA CTCATATACGGCTCTTCCCCAGTCATGAATAAAGAAACTCAGGCTGTTTTCTTCCACCGCATGTTCCCAAATGGTGCCTTTCAGTACAAGGGAATTCTCCACTTACTTCTGCATTTCTCGTGGACGTGGATTGGAGTTGTTTCCCAGGATGACGACAATACAGAGAGCTTTATAGAGAACATACTTCCTCTGCTTTCCCAGGGTGGCATCTGCTTTGACTTCATAGAAAAATTCCCCAAACTAACTTCTTCCAGTGGCTTTGGAGACATGGTAGGAGAAGGCTTCAAGACACTCAATGTTGCCATATCAAGTACTACCCATGTTGTGCTTATGCATGGAGAAATTCAGACCATGGCGGTTTTGAGAGTCATGCCCCAGGTTGCAGAAATGGAGAATATGCCATGGAGGACAATGGCTAAAATTTGGGTTATGACAGCCCAGATGGATTTCACATCATTTCCCTTCCAAAGAAATTGGGACATAGATTTACTCCATGGTGCTTTGTCCCTTTCAATTCATTCGAAGGAGGTTCTACTTTTCCGCAAATTTCTTCAGAACAGAATCCctgcttcagaagaagaagatggcTTCATCCGGGAGTTCTGGGAAGAATCATTTGACTGTTCATTTCCCAGTTCTGCGGCACACAAGATGGACAGGAAAAGGTGTTCTGGGAATGAGAGGCTGGAGATGCTTCCTGTTTCTGTGTTTGAAATGGGCATGACTGCTCATAGTtacagcatctacaatgctgtcaaTGCAATAGTGCATAGTTTGCATGCCAGCTATTTGTCACAATTCAAATACAAAGGAATGCCACGTGGTGGAAGGTGGAAGCTTCAACAGTGGCAG ACTTTCTTGAGGGTTAAAGTTGGAAAGATAGACCCTCCGACTCTCCAAGATAAGAAAGATGTTGTGACCTCCCTGGACAACGTCTTCACCATTCATGAGGATCTCATCATATGGCCCAAACAATTTAACCAG TCACAGCCGCTTTCCATGTGTAATGACCACTGCCATCCGGGTTATAGTAGGACCAAGAAAGAAggggagccattttgctgctatgattgcttTCCATGTCCAGAAAGGAAGATCTCAAACCAGAAAG ACATGGATGACTGTTTTCAATGTCCAGGAGATGAATATCCAAACATTGCTCAGGATACATGCCTTCCGAAAACAATAACCTTCCTTTCTCACAAAGAGGCTCTGGGGATCAGCTTGGACACTTTTGCTCTCTCCTTGTCTTGCATCACAGCTTTTGTGCTTGGCATCTTTATGAAGAACAAGGACACACCCATAGTCAGAGCCAACAACAGGggcctcacctacactctcctcatcgccctcctgctctgcttcctttctgctTTGCTGTTCATTGGACAGCCAGAGGTTGTGACCTGCCTCCTTCGACAAATACTTTTTAGCATAATCTTCTCCATGGCAGTTTCTTGCGTATTGGCCAAAACCACCATTGTGGTTCTAGCTTTCATGGCCACGAAGCCAGGGTCCAGGAtcaggaaatgggtggggaaacaaTTAGCCATCTCCATAGTCCTTTCCTGCACCCTGATTCAAGCCACAATATGTAGTGTGTGGCTGGCAACCACTCCCCCATTCCCAGACTTGGACATACACTCAATGCCAAAAGAAATTGTGCTTGAATGCAATGAAGGGTCGGCTATCATGTTTAACTGTGTGTTGGGCTTCATGTGTCTCCTAGCCATTGTCAGCTTCATGGTGGCCCTCTTAGCTAGGAAATTGccagacagtttcaatgaagccaagttcatcaccttcagcatgttgatCTTTTGCATGGTATGGCTGTCCTTTGTTCCCACGTATCTGAGTACCAAGGGGAagtacatggtggctgtggagatcttctccattttgtCCTCCAGTTTTGGGTTACTGAGctgcatcttttccccaaaatgctATGTCATTTTACTCAGACCTGATCTGAATAGCAAAGAGCAGCTGAGCATAAGAAAGAATTAA